Proteins encoded by one window of Hafnia alvei:
- a CDS encoding MFS transporter, which yields MMKKHHSRSYPLLSALLFFFFVSWSSSSSLLSIWLHQEAGLKATDTGIIFAVLSVSALCAQVCYGFIQDRLGLRKNLLWYITALLILSGPAYLLFGYLLSINILLGSVFGGLFVGLTFNGGIGVLESYTERVARQSTFEFGKARMWGSLGWATATFFAGLLFNINPNLNFLVASCSGLVFFCLLARLKVSTPASLEKVEVGAERVTLEDALRLLTLPRFWALVFFVVGTCIYSVYDQQFPVYFASQFATLREGNAMFGYLNSFQVFLEAGGMFCAPWLVNRIGAKNGLIFAGMVMALRMIGSGLVEGPLLISITKLLHAVELPILLVSIFKYNSINFDKRLSSTLYLVGFACTSSVIASVLSPLAGYSYEKYGFAQSYLLMGLMVFSTTFISIFLLRSHKSSTAGVLSRSSSL from the coding sequence ATGATGAAGAAGCATCATTCTCGCAGTTACCCATTATTAAGTGCTTTGTTATTTTTCTTTTTTGTCAGTTGGTCATCTTCAAGCTCATTGCTTTCAATCTGGCTCCATCAGGAGGCCGGACTGAAAGCCACTGATACTGGTATCATTTTTGCTGTTTTGTCAGTTTCAGCATTATGCGCTCAGGTATGTTATGGCTTTATTCAGGACAGACTGGGATTACGCAAAAATCTGCTTTGGTATATTACCGCGCTATTAATTCTCTCTGGGCCTGCGTATTTGCTCTTTGGATACTTACTGAGCATCAATATTCTGTTAGGCAGCGTATTTGGCGGCTTATTTGTCGGTCTGACATTTAATGGGGGTATCGGCGTTTTAGAGTCCTATACCGAGCGTGTCGCTCGACAAAGTACCTTCGAGTTTGGCAAGGCGCGCATGTGGGGATCACTCGGTTGGGCTACCGCGACCTTTTTTGCGGGCTTACTCTTTAATATTAATCCGAATCTTAATTTTTTAGTGGCTTCCTGCTCAGGCCTAGTTTTCTTCTGCCTGCTTGCTCGTTTGAAAGTTAGCACTCCTGCAAGTTTGGAAAAAGTTGAAGTGGGGGCTGAAAGAGTGACATTGGAAGATGCATTAAGACTCCTGACACTCCCACGGTTTTGGGCTTTGGTATTTTTTGTGGTTGGGACCTGTATTTATAGTGTCTATGACCAGCAATTCCCCGTTTATTTTGCCTCACAATTTGCCACCCTGAGAGAAGGGAATGCAATGTTCGGCTATTTAAATTCGTTTCAGGTCTTTTTAGAAGCGGGCGGTATGTTCTGTGCACCTTGGTTAGTCAATCGCATTGGTGCCAAAAATGGTCTTATATTTGCTGGCATGGTAATGGCCTTACGTATGATCGGCTCTGGTCTGGTTGAAGGGCCTCTGCTGATTTCAATTACAAAGCTACTCCATGCCGTCGAGTTGCCAATTCTGTTGGTCTCTATATTTAAGTACAACAGCATTAACTTCGATAAGCGCCTTTCCTCAACGCTATACCTTGTAGGTTTCGCTTGTACAAGCTCCGTCATCGCTTCCGTTTTATCTCCTCTTGCTGGCTATAGCTATGAAAAATATGGCTTTGCGCAATCCTATTTACTGATGGGATTGATGGTGTTTAGCACCACGTTTATTTCAATATTTCTTTTGCGAAGCCATAAGTCCTCGACAGCAGGTGTGCTTTCGCGATCTTCTTCCCTTTGA
- a CDS encoding glycoside hydrolase family 32 protein: MTLHIADAEQVLTEKSDQLNTRWYPYYHLAARAGWMNDPNGLVWFDGWFHAFYQHHPYSTEWGPMHWGHARSRDLMRWEHLPVALAPEGPEDKDGCFSGSAVVNGNELALIYTGHKFHGDPSSEDNLYQVQCIATSRDGVNFTRKGQILDTPSGLHHFRDPKVWKEGEMWYMVVGARVEDTGQVRLYRSEDLHHWHEQGILAEAPHGMGYMWECPDFFTLDDKQVLMFSPQGMAAEGYANRNLFQSGYIVGRWQPGEKFIQESKFQELDHGHDFYAPQSFLAPDGRRIVIGWMDMWESPLPEQQDGWAGMFTLPRELVITPNNQLQMRPVHEVESLREEWYSWPVSTLKNKQLCVMHNCEAAEVIVTWDTSLSEAEQYGIALDDGMRLYIDNQAKRLILERNYPQHNLCGQRSIPMPTGDELNLRVFFDRSSVEVFVNDGEACLSSRIYPQQRQLNVFAWSGNAVLKECGAWNLR, from the coding sequence ATGACATTACACATTGCCGATGCAGAACAGGTGCTGACAGAAAAAAGCGATCAGCTAAATACGCGCTGGTATCCCTATTATCATTTGGCAGCACGGGCTGGCTGGATGAATGATCCTAATGGACTTGTTTGGTTTGATGGATGGTTTCACGCATTTTATCAACATCATCCCTATTCAACTGAGTGGGGGCCGATGCATTGGGGGCATGCTCGCAGTCGGGACCTTATGCGCTGGGAGCACTTGCCTGTAGCACTAGCACCCGAAGGTCCAGAGGATAAGGATGGCTGTTTCTCTGGTTCTGCGGTTGTTAACGGCAATGAGCTAGCTCTTATATATACAGGACATAAGTTCCATGGGGATCCAAGTAGTGAAGATAATCTCTATCAGGTTCAGTGCATTGCTACTAGCCGTGATGGCGTCAACTTCACGCGTAAAGGACAGATATTAGATACGCCATCAGGACTGCATCACTTCCGAGATCCTAAGGTTTGGAAGGAAGGAGAGATGTGGTACATGGTCGTCGGTGCACGTGTTGAGGATACTGGGCAGGTGAGATTATATCGCTCAGAGGATCTCCATCATTGGCATGAGCAAGGAATACTTGCTGAAGCACCGCACGGCATGGGTTACATGTGGGAATGTCCTGACTTTTTCACCCTCGATGATAAACAGGTACTGATGTTCTCTCCTCAGGGGATGGCTGCTGAAGGTTATGCTAACCGTAATCTTTTCCAAAGCGGTTATATAGTGGGTCGATGGCAACCCGGTGAAAAATTCATCCAAGAAAGCAAGTTTCAAGAGCTCGATCACGGCCATGATTTCTACGCCCCGCAAAGCTTCCTCGCTCCAGATGGTCGGCGTATTGTTATCGGATGGATGGATATGTGGGAATCGCCTTTACCTGAACAGCAGGATGGATGGGCAGGTATGTTTACTTTGCCACGCGAGTTAGTCATCACGCCAAACAACCAACTACAAATGCGTCCTGTGCATGAAGTCGAAAGTCTTCGAGAGGAATGGTATAGCTGGCCAGTCAGCACATTAAAAAATAAACAATTATGTGTCATGCATAATTGTGAGGCCGCAGAAGTCATCGTTACTTGGGATACCTCGCTTAGCGAAGCTGAACAATATGGAATCGCACTTGATGATGGGATGAGATTATATATTGATAATCAAGCAAAACGTCTGATCCTTGAGCGGAATTATCCGCAGCATAACCTTTGTGGTCAACGTAGTATCCCTATGCCAACAGGTGATGAGTTAAATCTTCGCGTATTCTTCGATCGTTCATCCGTCGAGGTGTTTGTGAATGACGGTGAAGCTTGCCTAAGTAGCAGAATCTATCCACAACAGCGCCAGTTAAATGTTTTTGCATGGTCGGGAAACGCCGTTCTAAAAGAATGCGGCGCTTGGAATCTGAGATAA
- a CDS encoding carbohydrate porin translates to MIVKNGLLLCIGAFSSTLYAQSHLTLEQRISQLEERLIAAEKRAGVAEAEIKTLKNKPAENNKINTDITNNKNTSEFIFNQKSKLKFYGDVEFNLDSASRTGSLTSLKTNANKKLAPSERERWDVNGRILLGVDGVQHSSNGKYAGFTVQPLADMNGKMNLDDAAFYFGKENDWLMKVGRFEAYDMFPLNQDTFVEYSGNTANDLYSDGYGYIYMMKEARGRSNSGGNLLVSKTIDNWYLELNTLVEDGSSLFVDQRYHGEKLDNKKNVVYFRPVVSWRSGNYSLAAAMETNAVNNAYGYTDSQGHWHDTSERTGYGLTMTWNSLRTDPQDGMIVNLNTAMMDAKDEQDFSAGINALWHRVELGYIYAHNKISNFNAGGVNGECGNDCAILAPGKYDIHTIHSSWQVPDIMNMPNFNIYLGAYASWLNSSAEEDSSNQPRYGARLRFKYLF, encoded by the coding sequence ATGATCGTGAAGAACGGATTGTTGTTATGTATCGGCGCATTTTCTAGCACTCTTTATGCCCAATCCCATTTGACCTTAGAGCAGCGTATTTCTCAATTAGAGGAAAGATTGATTGCAGCAGAAAAAAGAGCAGGCGTAGCAGAGGCGGAAATTAAAACATTAAAGAATAAGCCCGCTGAGAATAATAAAATCAATACAGATATCACTAACAATAAAAACACATCAGAATTTATTTTTAATCAAAAATCCAAGTTGAAATTTTATGGAGATGTTGAGTTTAATCTAGATAGTGCTAGTCGAACGGGTAGCTTAACTTCCCTAAAAACAAATGCGAATAAGAAATTAGCTCCCAGTGAAAGAGAGCGTTGGGATGTTAATGGCCGTATATTACTCGGCGTAGATGGCGTTCAGCATTCAAGTAATGGGAAGTACGCTGGATTTACGGTTCAGCCACTTGCCGATATGAATGGAAAAATGAATCTTGATGATGCTGCATTTTATTTTGGCAAGGAAAATGATTGGTTAATGAAAGTAGGGCGCTTTGAAGCCTATGATATGTTCCCACTTAATCAAGATACGTTTGTTGAATATTCAGGAAATACGGCCAATGACCTATACAGTGATGGCTATGGTTACATCTACATGATGAAAGAAGCGCGAGGGCGTAGCAACAGCGGTGGAAATCTACTAGTAAGTAAAACGATTGATAATTGGTACTTAGAACTAAACACATTAGTCGAAGATGGCAGCTCACTTTTTGTAGACCAGCGTTATCACGGAGAAAAATTAGATAATAAAAAGAATGTTGTGTATTTTCGTCCCGTAGTTTCTTGGCGTTCGGGCAATTATTCATTGGCTGCAGCAATGGAAACTAACGCGGTTAATAATGCGTATGGGTACACTGATAGTCAGGGGCATTGGCACGATACATCTGAAAGAACTGGCTATGGTTTGACTATGACATGGAACTCTTTGAGAACTGATCCTCAAGACGGAATGATAGTTAACTTAAATACCGCGATGATGGATGCTAAGGATGAGCAAGATTTCAGTGCTGGTATAAATGCACTCTGGCACCGTGTAGAGCTGGGGTATATATATGCGCATAACAAAATATCAAACTTTAACGCTGGCGGTGTTAATGGTGAATGCGGTAATGATTGCGCCATATTGGCACCTGGAAAATACGACATCCATACCATACATTCTTCGTGGCAGGTGCCGGATATTATGAATATGCCAAATTTTAATATTTATCTTGGTGCATACGCTTCATGGTTGAATTCATCTGCAGAAGAAGATTCGAGTAATCAGCCGCGCTACGGGGCTCGTCTACGTTTTAAATACTTGTTTTAA
- a CDS encoding aminoimidazole riboside kinase: MNIWTLGDAVVDLLPLSNMQYQACAGGAPVNVAVGAAKLGCQSGFIGRVGEDSFGNFLKESLDEYGVNTHHMQFDDKFRTSTVLVSLATNGEREFTFLVNPSADQFLTLDSLPHFEQDILHFCSLALVSKECRNTLASAITKVKGQGGLLSFDVNLREQMWSDREQMFTIIHQFASQADILKLSEEEWYWLAGTHDFAKAIDVLHSIPSKLKVVTYGAQGSMVLWQNQVIHFNGYAVNSVDTTGAGDAFMAGLLAGIAKNNLPVNLPNLYRVMAQASACGALATTQKGALTASPDSSAVEIFIRETSPLGYEIADV, encoded by the coding sequence ATGAATATCTGGACACTGGGTGATGCGGTTGTTGACCTGCTACCTTTATCAAATATGCAATATCAGGCTTGTGCTGGTGGAGCACCGGTCAATGTGGCTGTGGGAGCAGCAAAGCTTGGCTGTCAAAGTGGATTTATTGGTCGGGTAGGTGAGGATTCATTTGGCAATTTTCTCAAAGAAAGTTTAGATGAATATGGTGTTAATACACATCATATGCAGTTCGATGATAAATTTAGAACCAGTACAGTTCTGGTTTCTTTAGCTACAAATGGAGAACGTGAATTTACCTTCTTAGTTAACCCTTCGGCAGATCAGTTTTTGACTTTAGATTCTCTGCCGCATTTTGAGCAGGATATCCTCCATTTTTGCTCATTAGCTTTGGTTTCAAAGGAATGTCGCAACACATTGGCCTCTGCAATTACCAAAGTTAAAGGCCAAGGCGGGCTTTTGAGTTTTGATGTCAACTTACGAGAGCAAATGTGGTCTGATCGCGAGCAAATGTTTACGATTATTCATCAGTTTGCATCTCAGGCTGATATTTTAAAACTATCGGAAGAAGAATGGTATTGGCTAGCCGGAACGCATGATTTCGCTAAAGCAATTGATGTGCTTCATTCAATTCCATCCAAGCTGAAGGTCGTGACATATGGCGCGCAGGGTTCGATGGTGTTATGGCAAAACCAAGTGATCCATTTTAATGGTTATGCTGTTAATAGTGTAGATACTACCGGTGCTGGAGATGCATTTATGGCTGGCCTTCTGGCGGGTATTGCGAAAAATAATTTGCCCGTTAATCTGCCAAACCTGTATCGAGTCATGGCTCAAGCCAGCGCATGTGGTGCTTTAGCTACTACGCAAAAAGGGGCATTAACTGCCTCCCCAGACTCAAGTGCGGTAGAGATATTTATTAGAGAAACATCTCCACTTGGATATGAGATTGCAGATGTTTAG
- the ychF gene encoding redox-regulated ATPase YchF, which translates to MGFKCGIVGLPNVGKSTLFNALTKAGIEAANFPFCTIEPNTGVVPMPDPRLDKLAEIVKPQRILPTTMEFVDIAGLVKGASKGEGLGNQFLTNIRETEAIGHVVRCFENDNIIHVNNKVDPADDIDVINTELALSDLDTCERAMHRVQKKAKGGDKDAKAELAALEKCLPQLENAGMLRALDLTDEDKAAIRYLSFLTLKPTMYIANVNEDGFENNPYLDTVREIAAKEGSVVVAVCAAVESDIAELDDADRDEFMAELGLEEPGLNRVIRAGYELLNLQTYFTAGVKEVRAWTIPVGATAPQAAGKIHTDFEKGFIRAQTIAFDDFITYKGEQGAKEAGKMRSEGKDYIVKDGDVMNFLFNV; encoded by the coding sequence ATGGGATTCAAATGCGGTATTGTGGGCCTGCCAAACGTTGGTAAATCCACTCTGTTCAATGCGCTGACCAAAGCGGGTATCGAAGCAGCGAACTTCCCGTTCTGTACCATTGAACCGAACACCGGCGTCGTTCCTATGCCTGATCCGCGTCTGGACAAACTAGCTGAGATTGTAAAACCACAGCGCATCCTGCCAACCACCATGGAATTCGTTGATATCGCAGGTTTGGTAAAAGGCGCCTCTAAGGGTGAAGGCCTGGGCAACCAGTTCCTGACCAACATCCGTGAAACCGAAGCGATCGGCCACGTTGTTCGTTGTTTCGAAAACGACAACATCATTCACGTGAACAACAAAGTTGATCCTGCTGACGATATCGACGTTATCAACACTGAACTGGCGCTGTCTGACTTAGACACCTGCGAACGTGCAATGCATCGTGTGCAGAAGAAAGCCAAAGGCGGCGATAAAGACGCAAAAGCTGAACTGGCTGCGCTGGAAAAATGTCTGCCACAGCTGGAAAACGCAGGCATGCTGCGCGCGCTGGATTTAACCGATGAAGACAAGGCGGCTATCCGCTACCTGAGCTTCCTGACGCTGAAACCAACCATGTACATTGCTAACGTGAACGAAGACGGTTTTGAAAACAATCCGTATTTAGACACCGTGCGTGAAATCGCGGCGAAAGAAGGTTCTGTGGTAGTTGCCGTGTGTGCCGCAGTTGAATCTGATATCGCTGAACTCGACGATGCCGACCGTGACGAATTCATGGCTGAACTTGGTCTGGAAGAGCCAGGTCTGAACCGCGTTATTCGCGCAGGTTACGAGCTGCTGAATCTGCAAACCTACTTCACCGCTGGCGTGAAGGAAGTTCGTGCATGGACCATTCCTGTTGGCGCTACCGCACCACAGGCCGCCGGTAAAATCCACACCGACTTCGAAAAAGGCTTTATCCGCGCTCAAACCATCGCGTTCGACGACTTCATCACCTACAAGGGTGAACAAGGCGCGAAAGAAGCCGGCAAAATGCGTTCAGAAGGTAAAGACTACATCGTTAAAGATGGCGACGTAATGAACTTCTTGTTTAACGTCTAA
- the pth gene encoding aminoacyl-tRNA hydrolase, translating into MTIKLIVGLANPGAEYAQTRHNAGAWFVDALAERNGQSLKEESKFYGYTARLNLAGSDVRLLVPTTFMNLSGKAVAALATFYRIQPDEILVAHDELDLPPGVAKLKLGGGNGGHNGLKDIQSKLGNNPNFYRLRIGIGHPGDKSKVVGFVLGKPLASEQPLIDDAIDEALRCTEVLLKEGIDRAMARMNGFKSTPR; encoded by the coding sequence GTGACTATCAAACTAATTGTCGGCCTTGCCAATCCCGGAGCGGAATACGCACAAACACGTCATAACGCAGGGGCATGGTTTGTCGATGCGCTGGCTGAACGCAACGGCCAGTCACTGAAGGAAGAAAGCAAATTTTACGGCTATACCGCGCGCCTAAATCTCGCTGGCAGCGACGTGCGTTTATTGGTACCAACCACGTTTATGAACTTAAGCGGTAAGGCTGTTGCCGCCCTAGCCACCTTTTACCGTATTCAACCTGATGAAATTCTGGTTGCACACGACGAGCTCGACCTACCACCGGGCGTTGCCAAATTAAAGTTAGGCGGCGGAAACGGTGGTCATAACGGCCTAAAAGATATTCAGAGCAAACTGGGTAATAACCCAAACTTTTACCGTCTACGCATCGGTATTGGCCATCCAGGCGATAAAAGCAAGGTTGTCGGCTTTGTGCTTGGTAAGCCGCTAGCCAGCGAACAACCGCTGATTGACGACGCTATTGATGAAGCGCTGCGCTGTACCGAAGTGCTACTGAAAGAAGGCATCGATCGCGCAATGGCGCGTATGAACGGGTTCAAATCTACGCCACGCTGA
- the ychH gene encoding stress-induced protein YchH, giving the protein MKRKTAMRLGNVFMGLGLITMVGGVGYSVLAQLPQLNLPQFLSHGAVMSIFVGALLWLAGARIGGHERVADRYWWVRHFDKRCNRNTRHS; this is encoded by the coding sequence ATGAAACGTAAAACTGCCATGAGGCTCGGTAACGTTTTTATGGGATTAGGCCTGATCACCATGGTTGGCGGCGTAGGTTACTCCGTTCTTGCCCAGCTGCCTCAGCTCAATTTACCTCAGTTTTTGTCACACGGCGCTGTTATGAGTATCTTCGTTGGGGCGCTGTTATGGTTGGCCGGTGCGCGTATCGGTGGTCATGAACGTGTTGCCGACCGTTACTGGTGGGTTCGCCACTTTGATAAACGCTGTAATCGTAATACTCGTCATTCTTAA
- the prs gene encoding ribose-phosphate diphosphokinase: MPDMKLFAGNATPELAQRIANRLYTSLGDAAVGRFSDGEVSVQINENVRGGDIFIIQSTCAPTNDNLMELVVMVDALRRASAGRITAVIPYFGYARQDRRVRSARVPITAKVVADFLSSVGVDRVLTVDLHAEQIQGFFDVPVDNVFGSPILLEDMLQQNLENPIVVSPDIGGVVRARAIAKLLNDTDMAIIDKRRPRANVSQVMHIIGDVAGRDCVLVDDMIDTGGTLCKAAEALKERGAKRVFAYATHPIFSGNAIDNIKNSVIDEIIVCDTIPLSDEIKALKKVRTLTLSGMLAEAIRRISNEESISAMFEH; encoded by the coding sequence GTGCCTGATATGAAGCTTTTTGCTGGTAACGCTACCCCGGAACTAGCACAACGTATTGCCAACCGTTTGTACACCAGCCTTGGTGACGCCGCTGTAGGTCGTTTTAGCGACGGCGAAGTGAGCGTACAAATCAACGAAAATGTACGCGGTGGTGATATTTTCATCATCCAGTCCACCTGTGCACCAACCAACGATAACCTAATGGAACTGGTTGTTATGGTTGACGCGCTGCGCCGCGCTTCTGCCGGCCGCATTACCGCAGTTATCCCTTACTTTGGCTATGCCCGTCAGGACCGCCGTGTGCGTTCTGCGCGTGTGCCAATCACGGCGAAAGTCGTGGCTGACTTCCTGTCAAGCGTAGGTGTTGACCGCGTTCTTACCGTGGACCTGCATGCTGAACAGATTCAAGGCTTCTTCGACGTGCCGGTAGACAACGTATTCGGTAGCCCGATCCTGCTGGAAGATATGCTGCAACAGAATCTGGAAAACCCAATTGTGGTTTCTCCAGATATCGGTGGTGTTGTTCGCGCCCGTGCTATTGCTAAACTGCTTAACGATACTGACATGGCTATCATCGACAAACGTCGCCCTCGCGCTAACGTTTCTCAGGTGATGCACATCATCGGTGACGTTGCAGGCCGTGACTGCGTGCTGGTTGATGACATGATCGACACCGGTGGTACGCTATGTAAAGCCGCTGAAGCACTGAAAGAACGTGGTGCTAAACGTGTATTTGCTTACGCAACCCACCCAATCTTCTCCGGCAACGCGATCGACAACATCAAAAACTCTGTGATTGATGAAATCATCGTCTGCGATACCATCCCTCTGTCTGACGAAATCAAGGCGCTGAAGAAAGTTCGCACCCTGACGCTGTCTGGCATGTTGGCTGAAGCTATCCGCCGTATCAGCAATGAAGAATCTATCTCTGCGATGTTCGAACACTAA
- the ispE gene encoding 4-(cytidine 5'-diphospho)-2-C-methyl-D-erythritol kinase gives MMSTTRVWPAPAKLNLFLYITGRRPDGYHNLQTLFQFLDYGDRLTITPRNDGQINLLTPIDGVPNEQNLIIRAAKLLRDNLPERFSHCGADIALEKIIPMGGGLGGGSSDAATVLVALNTLWQANLSDSELAKLGLTLGADVPIFVNGFASFAEGVGELLHPAHPEEKWYLVAHPGVNIPTPAIFGDPELKRDTPVRSLQELLRIPYANDCELTARKRFREVEQVISWLLQYAPSRLTGTGACVFAEFDTESSARQVLSRAPEWIKGFVARGVNTSPLHLVRSELIESVK, from the coding sequence ATGATGTCGACCACCCGCGTTTGGCCTGCACCCGCCAAGCTAAACTTATTTTTATACATCACGGGCCGTCGTCCAGACGGCTACCATAATCTACAGACGCTGTTTCAGTTTTTGGATTATGGCGATCGACTCACCATCACGCCGCGTAATGACGGTCAGATCAATTTACTCACGCCCATCGACGGCGTGCCAAATGAGCAAAACCTCATTATTCGGGCAGCAAAACTGCTGCGCGACAATTTGCCTGAGCGTTTCTCACACTGCGGGGCGGATATCGCGCTAGAAAAGATCATTCCGATGGGGGGAGGTCTTGGTGGCGGTTCGTCCGATGCGGCAACAGTGCTAGTAGCACTCAATACATTATGGCAAGCCAATCTCAGCGACAGCGAGCTGGCAAAGTTAGGTTTAACCCTCGGCGCGGATGTACCTATTTTTGTTAATGGCTTTGCATCTTTTGCAGAAGGTGTTGGTGAATTGTTACATCCCGCACATCCTGAAGAAAAATGGTACCTTGTTGCACACCCCGGTGTAAATATTCCTACCCCGGCGATCTTCGGCGATCCGGAGCTGAAAAGAGACACTCCTGTGCGGTCTTTGCAGGAACTTCTCCGTATTCCGTACGCAAATGATTGCGAACTTACCGCAAGAAAACGTTTCCGTGAGGTTGAACAGGTCATTTCATGGCTGTTACAATACGCGCCGTCGCGTCTGACTGGCACAGGTGCTTGTGTGTTTGCTGAATTTGACACCGAGTCTTCTGCCCGTCAGGTGCTTAGCAGAGCCCCCGAGTGGATCAAGGGTTTTGTTGCGCGTGGCGTTAATACCTCACCGTTACACCTTGTCCGCTCAGAGCTTATTGAGTCCGTAAAATGA
- the lolB gene encoding lipoprotein insertase outer membrane protein LolB: MQKLKLLKLLPLSCVLLAACSTTQHKGPAGSPTAPQWREHESQVQKIAEYQTRGAFAYLSDKQKVYARFFWQQTAPERYRLLLTNPLGSTEMELNVIPGVVQLTDNKGKRYVSDNADEMIQKLTGMQIPLQSLRLWMLGLPGDATEFTLDSQYRLQDLTYSKDGLTWKVNYLKYDADSKPSLPAQLEITQGEQRIKLKMDNWTLQK; this comes from the coding sequence ATGCAAAAACTAAAATTACTTAAATTACTGCCGCTTAGCTGTGTTTTATTGGCCGCCTGTAGCACCACGCAGCACAAAGGTCCTGCCGGTAGCCCTACCGCACCACAGTGGCGCGAACATGAGTCTCAGGTTCAGAAAATCGCTGAATATCAAACTCGCGGTGCTTTTGCCTATCTTTCCGATAAGCAAAAAGTATATGCCCGCTTCTTCTGGCAACAAACGGCACCAGAACGCTATCGACTGCTGCTGACTAATCCGCTAGGCAGCACTGAAATGGAATTAAACGTCATTCCGGGCGTGGTGCAATTGACAGACAATAAAGGCAAGCGCTATGTCAGCGATAACGCAGATGAAATGATCCAAAAACTGACCGGCATGCAAATTCCGCTACAGAGCCTGCGTCTATGGATGCTAGGCCTGCCGGGTGACGCAACCGAGTTCACCCTTGATAGCCAGTATCGTTTGCAAGACCTGACCTACAGTAAAGATGGACTCACGTGGAAAGTGAACTACCTAAAATATGATGCCGACAGCAAACCGTCTCTACCCGCTCAGCTAGAAATTACGCAGGGTGAACAGCGTATCAAGCTCAAAATGGATAATTGGACGCTGCAAAAATGA
- the hemA gene encoding glutamyl-tRNA reductase, which yields MSLLALGINHKTAPVALRERVTFSPETLNHAIESLRQQPLVQAGVVLSTCNRTELYLSMEQPEDVPPQDLHKQIVDWLCAYHKLSPDEVNKSLYWYQDNDAVNHLMRVASGLDSLVLGEPQILGQVKKAYTESQREQSMSADLERLFQKTFSVAKRVRTETDIGASAVSVAFAACTLARQIFESLSEVNVLLVGAGETIELVARHLREHKVRHMMIANRTRERAQALADEVNAEVITLPEIDERLAQADIIISSTASPLPIIGKGMVERALKARRNQPMLFVDIAVPRDIEPEVGKLASAYLYSVDDLHSIIQSNLAQRKAAAVQAEHIVQQESANFMAWLRAQGAVETIRDYRSQADQMRAEAEAEALAAIAQGADVETVIHKLAHRLTNRLIHAPTKSLQQAASNGDIEKLQVLRDSLGLDQN from the coding sequence ATGAGCCTGCTTGCACTTGGAATCAATCACAAAACTGCACCGGTAGCACTCCGTGAGCGGGTGACGTTTTCACCTGAAACACTGAACCATGCTATTGAAAGCTTACGCCAGCAACCACTGGTGCAGGCTGGCGTTGTGCTGTCTACGTGTAACCGCACCGAGCTGTACCTCAGCATGGAGCAACCGGAAGATGTGCCACCGCAGGATCTGCATAAACAGATCGTTGATTGGCTGTGCGCTTACCACAAACTTTCCCCTGACGAAGTCAATAAGAGCCTCTATTGGTATCAAGATAACGATGCCGTGAACCATTTGATGCGTGTAGCCAGTGGATTGGACTCTTTGGTATTGGGCGAGCCGCAAATTTTAGGGCAGGTCAAAAAGGCCTATACGGAATCTCAACGTGAGCAGTCGATGTCTGCTGACCTTGAGCGTCTGTTCCAAAAAACGTTCTCGGTCGCCAAGCGTGTACGTACTGAAACAGATATCGGCGCCAGCGCCGTCTCAGTGGCTTTTGCCGCCTGTACGCTGGCGCGCCAGATCTTTGAATCGCTTTCTGAAGTCAATGTGCTGCTGGTTGGCGCGGGTGAAACCATCGAGCTGGTGGCACGTCATCTGCGTGAACATAAAGTGCGGCATATGATGATTGCTAACCGCACCCGCGAACGCGCTCAGGCGCTAGCGGATGAGGTTAACGCGGAAGTGATTACGTTACCCGAAATTGATGAGCGTTTGGCGCAGGCCGATATCATCATTAGTTCCACCGCAAGCCCGTTGCCGATCATCGGTAAAGGCATGGTTGAACGCGCGCTTAAAGCTCGCCGTAACCAGCCGATGCTGTTCGTTGATATCGCGGTTCCCCGTGATATTGAGCCGGAAGTCGGTAAATTAGCCAGCGCCTATTTATATAGCGTCGATGATTTGCATTCGATCATTCAAAGCAATCTTGCGCAGCGCAAAGCCGCAGCCGTTCAGGCTGAGCATATTGTGCAGCAGGAAAGTGCCAATTTTATGGCCTGGCTACGAGCCCAAGGTGCGGTGGAAACTATCCGAGATTATCGTTCACAGGCCGATCAAATGCGCGCCGAAGCGGAAGCAGAAGCGCTGGCCGCGATTGCACAGGGTGCCGATGTTGAAACCGTCATCCATAAATTGGCGCATCGGCTAACCAATCGACTGATTCACGCACCAACCAAATCCCTCCAGCAGGCCGCGAGTAACGGCGACATCGAAAAATTACAGGTGTTGCGTGACAGTCTCGGGCTGGACCAAAATTAG